From the genome of Gemmatimonas phototrophica, one region includes:
- a CDS encoding FAD-dependent oxidoreductase codes for MLRPESFPDHLAERITTHSADAPNAPHGAYVLYWMRTAVRAHENPALDVALLAGRQLGLPVFVYHALSERYPFASDRHHTFILEGARDVEAECAQRGIGYAFHLERPGHRTPALRLLSDRAALVITETMPVPPLDWLTDGLADGAPCPVWSVDTACVVPMPLVGKAHTRAFAFRDDTAAIRAERLRREWEDVTPNGPAFVPADLPYPPVALAQADIPLLVAACDIDHGVGPVSHTRGGSTAGYARWQTFKDSGRLSRYAARRNDATGDGVSRMSAYLHYGMVSPLRLARESAAMPGEGPEKYLDELLVWRELAYAFCYWHPSPTTIEAIPGWARETLTKHEREHRPELSWETLSRAQSGDALWDATQMSLLRHGELHNNVRMTWGKAIPLWTANAEQALERLVDLNHRYALDGRDPASYGGLLWCLGQFDRPFTPPVRVLGTVRPRTTADHAKRMDVARYTAQVMVPCKQSAPSVLVIGAGVAGLACARTLADHGLAVSVLEKGRGVGGRLSHRREGEWRFDHGAPRFQMADTRTTPFVDSWVHYGVLVRRGDALTGRSGMTALPKHLASALAVHTGKQVQSLHRGAAGWTATDQNGETYMADAVVLAIPAPQATALAGTAAPHSAALADLARVRMLPCWSTMVVFDAPPPTRMTEQLVHGALTMPNDERLAHCSRESEKPGRPTAEAWVVHSSANWSIANLERDASDIAAEIAPALRDALGVAGSIVHATSHRWRYARVSHGLTTTCLWDSALQLGAAGDFAQAMPQAASDVERAWLSGVAMAGRILGG; via the coding sequence GTTCGCGTCGGACCGGCATCACACGTTCATTCTTGAAGGCGCCCGCGATGTCGAAGCGGAATGCGCTCAGCGCGGTATTGGCTACGCGTTTCATCTGGAGCGCCCGGGACATCGCACGCCAGCGCTGAGGCTGTTGAGCGACCGCGCGGCGCTGGTGATAACGGAAACCATGCCGGTTCCACCGTTGGACTGGTTGACGGATGGGCTGGCCGACGGTGCACCGTGCCCGGTGTGGAGTGTTGATACCGCGTGTGTGGTGCCCATGCCTTTGGTGGGCAAGGCACATACGCGCGCGTTCGCTTTCCGCGACGACACAGCGGCCATTCGCGCCGAACGCCTGCGACGCGAGTGGGAAGATGTGACACCGAACGGACCGGCATTTGTTCCGGCCGATCTGCCGTACCCCCCCGTAGCGCTGGCGCAGGCGGACATCCCGTTGCTGGTGGCTGCATGCGACATTGACCACGGTGTGGGGCCGGTGAGCCATACCCGTGGTGGATCAACTGCGGGGTATGCGCGTTGGCAGACATTCAAAGACAGCGGCCGACTGTCGCGCTATGCGGCCCGCCGCAACGATGCCACGGGCGATGGGGTGAGCCGCATGTCCGCCTACCTGCATTACGGCATGGTGTCGCCGCTGCGATTGGCGCGCGAGAGTGCCGCGATGCCTGGGGAGGGGCCGGAGAAGTACCTCGATGAGTTGCTGGTGTGGCGTGAACTGGCCTACGCGTTCTGTTACTGGCATCCGTCGCCCACGACAATTGAGGCCATCCCCGGGTGGGCGCGGGAAACGCTGACCAAACACGAACGCGAACATCGCCCCGAGCTCTCGTGGGAAACGTTGTCGCGTGCGCAAAGTGGCGATGCCTTATGGGATGCCACCCAGATGTCTCTGCTGCGTCATGGCGAGTTGCACAACAACGTGCGCATGACGTGGGGCAAAGCCATTCCGCTGTGGACGGCGAACGCCGAGCAGGCATTGGAGCGGCTGGTGGATCTCAACCATCGCTACGCGCTGGATGGGCGCGATCCGGCGTCGTACGGTGGGTTGCTCTGGTGTCTGGGGCAGTTTGATCGTCCCTTTACACCACCAGTTCGAGTTCTTGGCACCGTTCGTCCGCGCACCACGGCCGACCACGCAAAGCGGATGGATGTGGCACGCTACACCGCGCAGGTCATGGTGCCCTGCAAGCAGTCGGCTCCTTCCGTGCTGGTGATTGGAGCCGGAGTGGCTGGGTTGGCCTGTGCACGCACACTCGCCGATCACGGGCTTGCGGTGTCGGTCCTTGAGAAAGGGCGTGGAGTTGGCGGACGGTTGAGCCACCGACGCGAAGGGGAGTGGCGCTTTGACCACGGGGCGCCGCGTTTTCAGATGGCGGACACGCGCACCACGCCGTTCGTCGATTCGTGGGTACACTACGGCGTGCTGGTGCGCCGTGGCGACGCTCTGACGGGCCGGAGTGGCATGACCGCGTTGCCCAAACACCTCGCATCGGCACTGGCAGTGCACACCGGCAAACAGGTGCAATCGCTGCACCGAGGTGCCGCCGGCTGGACTGCCACTGATCAGAACGGCGAAACGTACATGGCCGATGCCGTGGTGCTCGCCATTCCGGCGCCGCAGGCGACGGCCTTGGCAGGCACCGCCGCCCCTCACAGCGCCGCGCTGGCGGATCTGGCCCGTGTGCGCATGCTGCCGTGTTGGAGCACCATGGTGGTGTTTGATGCGCCGCCGCCAACTCGCATGACTGAACAGCTGGTGCACGGGGCGCTGACCATGCCCAACGATGAACGACTCGCACACTGCTCGCGCGAATCGGAGAAGCCGGGACGCCCTACGGCCGAGGCCTGGGTGGTGCATTCCAGTGCCAATTGGAGCATCGCCAATCTGGAGCGCGACGCCAGCGACATTGCCGCTGAAATTGCGCCGGCACTTCGCGACGCGCTGGGCGTTGCCGGGAGTATTGTGCATGCCACCAGTCATCGCTGGCGCTATGCGCGCGTGTCACACGGGCTGACCACGACTTGCCTGTGGGACTCGGCACTGCAGCTGGGTGCCGCCGGCGATTTTGCGCAGGCCATGCCGCAAGCGGCGAGCGATGTGGAGCGCGCCTGGTTGAGCGGCGTGGCCATGGCCGGACGCATTCTGGGTGGGTAA
- a CDS encoding M3 family oligoendopeptidase, giving the protein MTDTFLSMIELPASPEAFRDTTWDDVVPYYDALAAAPLEASSASVEPWLATWSRLDTLIGEAGTLAMIAYTANTADETHEQAYLRFSMDIFPKLEEQQVRLARRLLELGWTRDDLETTLRRFRTDIEIFREANVERFSRIEELSAGYQKLVGGLSVDWDGEAKTIPQLQPYLKAADREVRERAFRLGAEAYLDKRDELAECFDRMYALRVAVAKEAGFDDYQQYCFAAKHRFDYTPHDTARFHDAVRQTVTPAVAKLMEHRRASLGLSELRPWDVSVDLDTKEPLKPFATVDVFVNQARKVFSRVDAELGQQFALMASEKLLDLESRPGKAPGGYCTDLSFRGRPFIFMNAVGVPDDVNTLVHEAGHCFHDFATHTLPFTWMRKTGHEAAELASMSMELLAMPYLVQPDGYYTQDEARVAWLEHLEDVLGALVHIASVDAFQAWIYTDPAGADRDARDAKWLQLRGDFEQGVNWTGLERERVSRWYRQLHIFELPFYYIEYGIAQLGALQVFRNAVNDAGNAVAMYKQFLSLGGTRTLPELYAAAGARLVFDASTMKELVDFTMERIEALRAGADAPFVGVVPR; this is encoded by the coding sequence ATGACTGACACCTTCCTGTCGATGATCGAACTCCCCGCCTCTCCGGAGGCGTTTCGTGACACTACGTGGGACGATGTGGTGCCGTATTACGACGCATTGGCTGCCGCGCCGCTCGAGGCGTCGTCAGCCAGTGTGGAGCCGTGGCTCGCGACCTGGTCGCGCCTCGATACCCTGATTGGCGAAGCGGGAACGCTGGCCATGATCGCCTACACGGCGAACACGGCTGATGAGACGCACGAACAGGCGTATCTGCGTTTCTCCATGGACATCTTCCCCAAGCTTGAGGAACAGCAGGTGCGTCTGGCACGCCGCCTGCTCGAGTTGGGGTGGACCCGCGACGATCTCGAGACCACCCTCCGTCGGTTTCGCACCGACATCGAGATCTTTCGCGAAGCCAACGTTGAGCGTTTCTCGCGCATCGAAGAGCTCTCGGCGGGCTACCAGAAGCTGGTGGGTGGGCTCAGCGTTGATTGGGATGGTGAGGCCAAGACCATCCCGCAGTTGCAGCCGTATCTCAAGGCGGCCGACCGCGAGGTGCGTGAGCGCGCGTTCCGTCTGGGCGCCGAGGCCTATCTCGACAAGCGCGACGAACTCGCCGAGTGCTTCGATCGCATGTACGCCTTGCGGGTCGCCGTGGCTAAGGAGGCCGGGTTTGACGACTATCAGCAGTACTGCTTCGCGGCCAAGCACCGGTTCGACTATACCCCGCACGATACGGCACGTTTTCACGACGCCGTCCGCCAGACGGTCACGCCGGCGGTGGCGAAGCTCATGGAACACCGACGGGCATCGCTCGGCCTGAGTGAATTGCGCCCCTGGGATGTCAGTGTCGATCTCGACACCAAGGAGCCGTTGAAGCCGTTCGCCACGGTTGATGTCTTCGTGAATCAGGCGCGCAAGGTATTCTCTCGTGTTGACGCGGAGCTGGGCCAGCAGTTTGCCCTCATGGCCAGTGAGAAGTTGCTCGACCTGGAAAGCCGCCCCGGTAAGGCACCCGGTGGCTATTGCACCGATCTGTCGTTTCGCGGACGTCCGTTCATTTTCATGAATGCGGTTGGCGTTCCCGATGATGTGAACACGCTGGTGCACGAAGCGGGACATTGCTTCCATGACTTTGCCACGCACACGCTGCCGTTTACCTGGATGCGTAAAACCGGGCATGAGGCGGCTGAACTGGCGTCCATGAGTATGGAACTGCTCGCCATGCCGTATTTGGTGCAGCCGGACGGCTACTACACGCAGGATGAAGCGCGCGTCGCTTGGCTTGAGCATCTCGAAGACGTCCTTGGCGCTTTGGTACACATTGCCAGTGTCGATGCCTTTCAGGCGTGGATCTACACCGATCCGGCTGGCGCTGACCGTGACGCGCGTGACGCCAAGTGGCTGCAGTTGCGGGGCGACTTCGAGCAGGGCGTGAACTGGACCGGGCTTGAGCGCGAGCGGGTGTCCCGCTGGTACCGCCAGCTGCACATTTTCGAATTGCCGTTCTACTACATCGAATACGGCATTGCCCAGTTGGGTGCTTTGCAGGTGTTCCGCAATGCCGTCAACGACGCCGGCAATGCGGTGGCGATGTACAAGCAGTTCTTGTCGCTTGGCGGAACGCGTACGCTCCCCGAGCTGTACGCGGCGGCCGGAGCACGACTGGTCTTTGATGCCTCCACCATGAAGGAACTGGTGGACTTCACGATGGAGCGCATTGAAGCACTCCGGGCTGGAGCGGACGCCCCCTTTGTCGGCGTGGTGCCACGCTGA
- a CDS encoding aldehyde dehydrogenase family protein translates to MSTTTPPQKPSVRALFDAMSYGPAPEGDAPVRDWIAQHGGTFGHYINGEWVAGTTTFEVLEPATGKSLANVAQGTTADVDAAVAAARAALPAWQALDDHARARWLYAIARGVQKHARAFAVLETLDNGKPVRETRDIDVPLVARHFSHHAGWAQLLDSEFPGYHAYGVVGQVIPWNFPLLMLAWKVAPALAAGNTVVLKPAEYTPLTAIRFAELLHEIGLPKGVFNLVTGDGSTGAAIVNHPGVDKIAFTGSTEVGRAIRVATAGSGKGLSLELGGKSPFIVFEDADLDSVVEGVVDAIWFNQGQVCCAGSRLLVQEGVADALFSKLRDRMERLRVGSPLDKAIDMGAIVAPVQLDRIRALCQQGIEEGATCWQPSWSAPQDGWFHPPTLFTNVAPSATIAQVEIFGPVLVSMTFRTPEEAVALANNTPFGLAASVWSENINLALDIAPKLKCGVVWINSTNLFDAAAGFGGYRESGFGREGGREGLWEYLKPSRAHEAAPLPAIAVGALASGEPLASGEAEASPLPAIDRTPKLFIGGKQARPDSGYTLPVRSLSGRLVGEVGEGNRKDIRNAVEAAQAASGWAKLSGHQRAQILYYLAENLSARRDEFAARIVSMTGDALVAGESEVEASISRLFTYAAWADKHDGAVHDVPLRGVALAMHEPMGVVGVACPDPYPLLGLVSLVAPLMATGNRVVAIPSERFPLAATDFYSVLETSDVPAGVVNLVTGSRDSLVRTLADHDDLEAVWYFGTHTGATAVEKASAANLKRTWTEWTGREWLDPRVGEGREFLRKAVQVKNIWIPYGE, encoded by the coding sequence ATGTCGACGACTACTCCTCCGCAGAAACCCTCGGTGCGCGCCTTGTTCGATGCCATGAGCTACGGCCCCGCCCCCGAAGGGGACGCGCCGGTGCGCGACTGGATTGCGCAGCACGGCGGTACGTTTGGTCATTACATCAACGGCGAGTGGGTTGCCGGAACCACCACGTTCGAAGTGCTTGAGCCGGCAACCGGCAAGTCATTGGCGAACGTCGCGCAGGGGACCACCGCCGATGTGGATGCCGCCGTCGCGGCCGCTCGCGCCGCGCTGCCGGCTTGGCAGGCGCTGGATGATCACGCGCGCGCCCGCTGGCTTTACGCCATTGCCCGTGGCGTGCAGAAACATGCGCGCGCCTTTGCGGTGCTCGAAACGCTCGACAACGGCAAGCCGGTGCGCGAAACGCGTGATATCGACGTGCCGCTCGTCGCGCGCCATTTCTCCCATCACGCCGGGTGGGCGCAGCTCCTGGACAGTGAGTTCCCCGGGTACCACGCGTATGGCGTGGTGGGGCAGGTCATCCCGTGGAACTTCCCGTTGCTCATGCTCGCCTGGAAGGTGGCGCCGGCCTTGGCCGCGGGGAATACGGTGGTACTCAAGCCGGCCGAGTATACGCCGCTCACCGCCATTCGCTTTGCGGAGCTGTTGCACGAGATCGGACTGCCCAAGGGCGTATTCAATCTGGTCACGGGTGATGGCAGCACCGGCGCGGCCATCGTTAATCACCCCGGCGTCGACAAGATTGCCTTTACTGGCAGCACCGAGGTGGGGCGGGCAATTCGCGTGGCCACGGCGGGCAGCGGCAAAGGGCTGTCGCTGGAGCTGGGCGGCAAGAGTCCCTTCATTGTCTTCGAAGACGCGGACCTCGATAGTGTGGTCGAGGGCGTTGTCGACGCCATCTGGTTCAATCAGGGCCAGGTGTGCTGCGCCGGCTCGCGTTTGCTCGTACAAGAGGGCGTGGCCGACGCGCTCTTCAGCAAACTGCGTGACCGCATGGAACGGCTGCGCGTCGGTTCGCCCCTTGATAAGGCCATCGACATGGGCGCGATTGTCGCGCCCGTGCAGCTCGACCGCATCCGTGCGCTGTGTCAGCAGGGCATCGAAGAAGGGGCGACCTGCTGGCAGCCGTCGTGGTCGGCGCCACAGGATGGGTGGTTTCATCCGCCCACGCTGTTCACCAACGTGGCACCCAGTGCCACGATCGCCCAGGTCGAGATCTTCGGCCCGGTGTTGGTGAGCATGACGTTCCGGACGCCTGAAGAAGCGGTGGCTCTGGCCAACAACACGCCCTTTGGCCTCGCGGCCAGCGTGTGGTCGGAGAATATCAATCTGGCGCTCGATATCGCCCCCAAGCTCAAGTGCGGAGTGGTCTGGATCAACAGCACCAATCTCTTTGACGCGGCCGCGGGCTTTGGTGGCTACCGCGAGTCCGGGTTCGGACGTGAGGGCGGGCGGGAGGGGCTGTGGGAGTATCTCAAGCCGTCGCGCGCCCACGAAGCGGCGCCACTCCCGGCGATTGCTGTTGGAGCACTGGCTTCAGGCGAACCGCTGGCTTCGGGTGAGGCTGAGGCGTCGCCTCTCCCGGCGATTGACCGCACCCCCAAGTTGTTCATTGGCGGCAAGCAGGCGCGCCCGGACTCCGGGTATACGCTCCCCGTACGGTCGCTCAGTGGCCGCTTGGTAGGGGAAGTGGGGGAGGGCAATCGCAAGGATATCCGCAATGCCGTCGAGGCGGCGCAGGCCGCGTCGGGTTGGGCAAAGCTCAGTGGCCATCAGCGCGCCCAGATTCTGTATTACCTCGCGGAGAACCTGTCTGCCCGGCGCGATGAGTTTGCCGCGCGCATTGTGAGCATGACCGGCGATGCACTTGTTGCCGGTGAGTCCGAGGTGGAGGCGTCCATCTCGCGGCTGTTCACTTACGCGGCCTGGGCAGACAAGCACGACGGCGCCGTACATGACGTCCCTCTTCGTGGTGTGGCGCTGGCCATGCACGAGCCCATGGGGGTCGTGGGGGTGGCGTGTCCGGACCCGTACCCGCTGCTGGGGTTGGTCTCGTTGGTGGCCCCGCTCATGGCCACCGGCAACCGGGTCGTGGCCATTCCGTCGGAACGTTTCCCGTTGGCGGCCACGGATTTTTACAGTGTGCTGGAAACGTCCGATGTGCCGGCAGGTGTCGTGAATCTTGTGACCGGGTCCCGGGACTCGCTCGTCCGTACCTTGGCGGACCATGATGATCTTGAGGCAGTGTGGTACTTTGGTACGCATACTGGAGCCACGGCGGTTGAAAAAGCGTCGGCGGCAAACCTCAAGCGGACGTGGACCGAATGGACGGGTCGCGAATGGCTTGATCCGCGCGTCGGTGAAGGGCGGGAATTCCTTCGCAAGGCCGTGCAGGTCAAGAACATCTGGATCCCGTATGGCGAATGA
- the deoC gene encoding deoxyribose-phosphate aldolase, with amino-acid sequence MTVTPLHGPRPSRSSDLAQPGAVRWPSGLAPDTHPVRNPGTALDLSVVRGIRVNRSAVERRVGSLPGRRTVKKEWQAAWLLRAISCMDLTTLSGDDTPGNVRRLCAKAAHPLKPELVDALGIRDLALTTGAVCVYHQYVSTAVDALRGSGIPVAAVSTGFPAGLSPFEQRLAEIHASVAAGATEIDIVITRAYVLTGNWVALYDEVRAFRDACGDAHMKTILGVGELATLTNVARASMVAMMAGSDFIKTSTGKEPTNATLPVGLVMTRMIRDFGERTGHEVGFKPAGGIRTAKQAVDWLILMKEELGDRWLRPHLFRFGASGLLTDVERQLEHYVTGRYAAAHRQPMV; translated from the coding sequence ATGACAGTCACTCCTCTGCACGGGCCTCGGCCCTCCCGTTCGTCGGACCTGGCTCAACCGGGTGCCGTTCGCTGGCCCTCAGGGCTGGCTCCCGATACCCACCCCGTTCGCAACCCCGGGACCGCGCTGGATCTCTCGGTCGTGCGGGGGATTCGGGTCAACCGGAGTGCCGTCGAACGGCGCGTGGGCAGCCTCCCGGGCCGCCGGACGGTGAAAAAGGAGTGGCAGGCAGCATGGCTCCTGCGGGCGATCAGCTGTATGGACCTCACGACGCTCTCCGGCGATGACACCCCCGGCAACGTGCGGCGCCTCTGTGCCAAGGCCGCCCATCCGCTCAAGCCCGAACTGGTGGACGCCCTCGGCATTCGCGACCTCGCGCTCACCACGGGGGCGGTCTGTGTGTACCACCAGTACGTCAGCACCGCCGTGGACGCGTTGCGGGGCAGCGGGATTCCGGTGGCCGCCGTCAGTACCGGCTTTCCGGCGGGCCTCTCACCGTTCGAACAGCGTCTGGCGGAGATTCACGCGAGTGTCGCGGCTGGTGCCACCGAGATCGATATCGTGATCACGCGCGCTTATGTACTCACCGGCAACTGGGTGGCGTTGTACGACGAGGTACGGGCGTTTCGGGACGCCTGTGGTGACGCGCACATGAAGACCATCCTCGGGGTAGGGGAACTGGCCACGCTGACCAACGTGGCGCGCGCCAGCATGGTGGCCATGATGGCCGGTTCCGATTTCATCAAGACCAGCACCGGCAAAGAGCCAACCAACGCCACCTTGCCAGTGGGGTTGGTCATGACGCGCATGATCCGCGATTTCGGCGAGCGCACCGGACACGAGGTGGGTTTCAAGCCGGCCGGTGGAATCCGGACCGCCAAGCAGGCGGTGGATTGGCTCATTCTCATGAAAGAGGAGCTGGGTGATCGGTGGTTACGCCCGCATCTGTTTCGTTTTGGTGCCAGCGGCTTGCTCACTGATGTCGAACGACAGCTCGAACACTACGTGACGGGGCGCTACGCGGCGGCCCATCGCCAACCGATGGTCTGA
- a CDS encoding Ig-like domain-containing protein — MRSVRPTYLLAVLFTAIPTLIAFPGCTKTVEAPAASRLTIVQGHLQQAAAGTLLPTPIVLRAYGTDGAPIANIPVSFNVLAGGGSVDPATAKSDANGEVKARWTLGPGSQVQTVVGSAPGVEPITLSALGVLPSDIVIAQGNNQSAKINAALPVQLVLRVTGGNNVPIPGQTVALAITAGGGSLSPQSAVTNALGEVTVRWTLGPQAGLQTATATSGTVGSITITAVGN; from the coding sequence ATGCGCTCCGTTCGACCCACATACCTGCTTGCCGTCCTTTTTACGGCCATCCCGACGCTTATTGCGTTTCCGGGGTGCACGAAGACCGTGGAAGCCCCTGCGGCGTCCCGGCTGACCATTGTTCAGGGGCACCTGCAACAGGCGGCCGCCGGGACCTTGCTGCCGACGCCGATCGTCCTGCGGGCTTACGGGACGGACGGCGCCCCGATTGCCAACATTCCGGTCAGCTTCAATGTGCTGGCGGGTGGGGGGTCGGTTGATCCGGCCACGGCCAAGAGCGATGCCAACGGCGAGGTCAAGGCGCGCTGGACGCTGGGTCCCGGGTCGCAGGTCCAGACGGTGGTGGGCAGTGCCCCCGGGGTGGAGCCGATTACCCTCAGCGCGCTCGGCGTATTGCCCTCGGACATTGTCATCGCGCAGGGGAACAACCAGAGCGCCAAGATCAACGCGGCCTTGCCGGTACAGTTGGTGCTGCGGGTAACAGGTGGCAACAACGTGCCCATTCCCGGCCAGACGGTGGCGCTGGCGATCACCGCCGGTGGCGGCAGTCTGTCGCCTCAGTCCGCGGTGACGAATGCCCTTGGCGAAGTCACCGTCCGGTGGACGCTCGGCCCGCAGGCTGGCCTGCAGACCGCGACGGCCACTTCAGGGACGGTTGGGTCGATCACGATTACTGCCGTCGGCAACTAG
- a CDS encoding SDR family NAD(P)-dependent oxidoreductase, with product MAEIAPSPQAPFHGKVVVVTGASDGIGRAAVHQYAEGGATVVMVGRNEAKTRAAAQAIMSATGRRDITWQIADLSRQNDVRELADRLRADHPRIHVLANNAGAMFLEREETPDGHEHTFALNHLSYFSLALLLLPALVAASVPGAPARIINVSSRAHENARPDLDDLQLTRGFGGWRAYANSKLFNIWFTSALARRLPSDRVVVQCLHPGVVSTRFATNNGRMGRVLRAVMDLVSVTPDAGADTLVWLSHAPEALGQNGMYWVKRALKTPSRTARNETMAESLWRQTGVLAGLDADQLLALAVGDHVAP from the coding sequence ATGGCTGAAATCGCTCCATCTCCGCAGGCGCCGTTTCACGGCAAAGTGGTTGTCGTGACCGGCGCCAGTGATGGCATTGGGCGTGCGGCGGTGCACCAGTACGCCGAAGGCGGTGCCACCGTGGTCATGGTGGGTCGCAACGAAGCCAAGACCCGTGCCGCCGCCCAGGCCATCATGAGCGCCACCGGCCGACGCGACATTACCTGGCAGATCGCCGACCTCTCACGGCAGAACGATGTCCGTGAGCTGGCAGACCGGCTGCGTGCTGACCATCCCCGGATCCACGTGCTGGCCAACAACGCCGGCGCGATGTTTCTCGAGCGGGAGGAGACCCCGGACGGCCACGAGCATACGTTCGCACTGAACCATCTGAGCTACTTCTCGTTGGCGTTGCTCCTGCTGCCAGCCCTGGTCGCCGCCAGCGTCCCCGGTGCGCCGGCCAGGATCATCAACGTATCCAGCCGGGCGCATGAGAATGCACGACCGGACCTCGACGATTTGCAGCTGACGCGTGGCTTTGGCGGCTGGCGGGCGTACGCGAACTCCAAGCTGTTCAACATCTGGTTCACGAGCGCACTGGCCCGCCGTCTCCCCTCCGACCGCGTGGTAGTGCAGTGCCTGCACCCGGGGGTCGTGAGCACGCGCTTTGCCACGAACAATGGCCGGATGGGGCGCGTTCTGCGTGCCGTCATGGACCTGGTGTCAGTAACGCCTGACGCCGGCGCCGACACCTTGGTGTGGCTCTCCCACGCGCCGGAGGCCCTCGGGCAGAACGGCATGTACTGGGTGAAACGCGCGTTGAAAACGCCGTCCCGAACAGCCCGGAATGAAACGATGGCGGAGTCGCTGTGGCGCCAGACCGGGGTGTTGGCCGGGCTGGATGCGGATCAGCTGCTGGCACTGGCGGTGGGGGACCATGTCGCGCCCTGA
- a CDS encoding ABC1 kinase family protein, which translates to MSRPDIPWRDLPRLWTILRRLVPLVVSLLRDRKRWLWWGAPRPRSAAFHERRALQFVHQIATLGPTFVKLAQIFASRADLIPEPYLHALGTLTDRVPPVPWNDIERTLRSAWQASPDDVVQRLNREPIAAGSLGQVHRAQYQGREVVVKVLRPGVEAVVDRDVRLSRAIVDAVYARWPHIHVMGFRVVLDEFDRHVREEMDFEREAMQCLRMRERFADEPRLRIPQVETALTRREVLVLEFLEGTRIDRLDAQIAQGLVRPQVLAETLIETYARMMLRDGVFHADPHPGNLLVNSRGQLVLLDFGMVIDVPVATRRALFETIIAAIRRDPAGTANGFFALGMVAPGTAPETMTALVDTLLDIAYSETATIERARVVADRVMRELFNWPIILPGELVYFARTAALIEGIGARYDRNFNSIRVASPVILRMRNELLAVLLGDNGTREPLVTLAATLGALAGSAYTVVKRFLPERLAARV; encoded by the coding sequence ATGTCGCGCCCTGACATTCCCTGGCGCGACCTCCCCCGCCTCTGGACCATTCTCCGACGTCTGGTGCCGTTGGTGGTGTCGCTGCTGCGCGACCGCAAACGCTGGCTGTGGTGGGGAGCGCCGCGCCCCCGTTCCGCCGCGTTTCATGAGCGACGGGCGCTGCAGTTTGTGCATCAGATTGCCACGCTGGGACCCACCTTCGTGAAGCTGGCGCAGATCTTTGCCAGTCGGGCAGATCTCATTCCCGAACCGTATCTCCATGCGCTTGGCACGCTCACCGATCGCGTGCCGCCGGTGCCCTGGAATGACATAGAGCGAACGCTGCGATCCGCATGGCAGGCCTCGCCCGACGACGTCGTGCAGCGACTGAACCGCGAACCCATTGCGGCCGGTTCACTTGGCCAGGTGCATCGGGCGCAGTATCAGGGACGCGAGGTGGTGGTAAAGGTCCTGCGCCCCGGTGTGGAGGCCGTAGTAGACCGTGACGTACGGCTGTCACGCGCCATTGTTGATGCGGTGTACGCGCGTTGGCCGCACATTCACGTGATGGGATTCCGCGTGGTGCTCGATGAGTTTGACCGTCACGTGCGAGAGGAAATGGATTTCGAACGCGAGGCCATGCAATGCCTGCGCATGCGCGAACGATTTGCCGACGAACCGCGGTTGCGCATCCCGCAGGTGGAGACGGCGCTCACCCGTCGTGAAGTGCTCGTGCTGGAGTTTCTGGAAGGCACGCGTATCGATCGACTGGACGCGCAGATCGCCCAGGGGTTGGTGCGTCCGCAGGTGCTGGCCGAGACGCTGATTGAGACGTACGCCCGCATGATGTTGCGGGACGGTGTCTTTCACGCCGATCCACACCCTGGCAATCTGCTCGTGAACAGCCGCGGTCAGCTGGTGCTCCTCGACTTCGGCATGGTGATCGACGTGCCGGTCGCCACGCGGCGGGCGCTGTTCGAAACCATCATTGCCGCTATTCGACGGGACCCGGCCGGCACGGCCAACGGCTTCTTTGCACTGGGGATGGTCGCGCCGGGAACGGCGCCGGAAACGATGACGGCGCTGGTCGATACGCTGCTGGATATCGCGTATAGCGAGACGGCCACGATTGAGCGCGCCCGCGTGGTGGCGGACCGTGTCATGCGGGAGCTGTTCAACTGGCCCATCATTTTGCCTGGGGAGTTGGTGTACTTCGCACGAACGGCGGCGTTAATCGAAGGCATTGGTGCGCGCTATGATCGCAACTTCAACAGCATTCGGGTGGCCTCGCCGGTCATCCTGCGCATGCGCAATGAGCTGCTGGCGGTATTGCTCGGCGACAATGGCACGCGCGAACCGCTCGTGACGCTTGCGGCGACACTGGGAGCATTGGCCGGCAGTGCGTACACCGTGGTCAAACGTTTCCTGCCGGAGCGACTGGCCGCGCGGGTGTAA